In Carya illinoinensis cultivar Pawnee chromosome 7, C.illinoinensisPawnee_v1, whole genome shotgun sequence, the following are encoded in one genomic region:
- the LOC122315170 gene encoding AT-hook motif nuclear-localized protein 27-like, producing the protein MAGYNEDNQAGSRYFHHLLRPELHLQPPPTSTINLQHHHSQQNSDSNDSSDPDNKPDTDAQATSSSGAATNSSRRPRGRPPGSKNKPKPPIIVTRDSPNALRSHVLEVANAADIVESVTNYARRRGRGVCVLSGSGTVMNVTLRQPGVPAGSVVTLHGRFEILSLSGTVLPPPAPPGAGGLSIFLSGGQGQVVGGSVVGPLVASGPVVLMAASFANAVFERLPLEDQEEAGAVQVQPSASQSSGVTGGGGGGGGGHLGEGSGGSGSGAGAGGVSLFSMGAGNMGNFPFSGDLFGWGGSAPRPPF; encoded by the coding sequence ATGGCGGGGTACAATGAAGACAACCAAGCTGGTTCTCGCTATTTTCACCACCTCCTCAGGCCCGAACTGCACCTCCAGCCACCTCCTACTTCTACCATTAATCTACAGCACCATCACTCCCAACAAAACTCCGATTCCAATGACTCGTCAGACCCAGACAACAAGCCCGACACCGATGCCCAAGCCACTAGTAGCTCCGGTGCAGCCACCAACTCCAGCCGCCGCCCCCGTGGTCGTCCCCCCGGATCAAAGAACAAACCGAAGCCACCGATTATCGTGACACGAGACAGCCCCAATGCCCTTCGATCCCATGTGCTCGAGGTAGCCAACGCCGCCGACATCGTGGAGAGCGTGACCAATTATGCgaggaggagagggagaggggtTTGTGTGCTGAGCGGAAGCGGGACAGTAATGAATGTTACGCTGCGGCAACCTGGGGTTCCGGCGGGGAGTGTGGTAACGCTGCACGGGAGGTTCGAGATTCTGTCTCTCTCTGGAACGGTGCTCCCACCTCCGGCTCCGCCTGGAGCGGGGGGGTTGTCAATATTTTTGTCTGGTGGACAGGGACAGGTTGTTGGGGGAAGTGTGGTGGGGCCGTTGGTGGCATCTGGTCCGGTGGTTTTGATGGCTGCTTCGTTTGCGAATGCTGTTTTTGAACGTTTACCGTTAGAGGATCAGGAGGAAGCTGGTGCCGTTCAAGTCCAACCCTCAGCGTCACAGTCTTCCGGTGTGACTGGAGGaggcggcggcggcggcggaGGACACCTTGGGGAGGGCAGTGGTGGAAGTGGAAGTGGTGCTGGTGCTGGTGGTGTTTCTCTTTTTAGTATGGGAGCTGGGAATATGGGGAATTTTCCATTTTCGGGCGATCTGTTTGGATGGGGTGGGAGTGCTCCAAGGCCTCCATTTTAA